Within the Nocardioides humi genome, the region TCGAGGTCTACCCCGACGCCGCCTCCGCCACGAACGTCGAGAACGCCATCGCCACCTCGCAGGTCGCCTTCCCCGAGGACATGCTCGACGAGGTCTACACCCTCGACACCTACCCCGGCTCCGCCGACAACCTCACCCAGGTGAGCCTGGCCACCGACAACGTCTTCAGCGACGGCTACGACCTCCAGATGGGCACCTTCACCGGCGACCCGACCTCCGGGTACGTCGGGTCGCTGGCCGTCGCCGTCGACACCACGACCGAGCCGGGCCTCAGCCAGCCCCGAACGGCGGCACCCCTCCCTCGGGCGCCCCGGCCAGTAGCCCGGCGCGGCCCGACCTCCCCATCCATCACCCATCCCCAGCAAGGAGAACCACCATGATGCAGAACCTCACGGGCTGGCACGCCCTCGTGATCCTCACGATCGCCCTCCTCCTCTTCGGCTCCTCGAAGCTGCCCTCGCTCGCCCGGAGCGTCGGGCAGTCGCTGCGCATCCTCAAGGACGAGGCGCAGCAGGGCGCCGAGGAGCAGGAGGCCGCGACCGCCGTCGTCGAGCCGGTCCCGACCCGCCACGCGTCATGACCGCCGTCACCGCCGCGCGGGGCACCATGCCCCTCGCCGGCCACCTGCGGGAGGCCCGACGACGCGGGACCCGCGCGGCGGTGGCGCTGCTCGTCGGCACGATCGCCGGCTACCTGCTCTCCGGCCAGGTCCTTGACGTGCTGCGCACCCCGATCGAGGAGCTCGCGACCTCGCGCCAGGCCAGCCTCAACTACGACACCGTCACCGGCGCGTTCGACCTGAAGCTCAGGATCTCCCTGTTCACCGGCATCGTGCTGTCGAGCCCGGTCTGGCTCCACCAGCTGTTCGCCTTCGTGACGCCGGGCCTGACCCGCCGCGAGAGGCGGTACGCCGTCGGGTTCACGCTCGCCGCCGTACCCCTCTTCGCGGCCGGTTGCCTGTTCGGCTTCCTGCTCTTCCCCCACATGGTGAGCATGCTGACCGGCTTCTCCTCCGACGAGGACAGCACGATCCTCTCCGCGGCCTACTACGTCGACTTCGTGATGAAGGTCGTGGTCGCCACCGGCATCTCGTTCGTGCTCCCCGTCCTCATGGTGATGCTGAACGTCCTCGGCGTGGTGTCGTCCCGCACCCTGCGCCGGAGCTGGCGGCTGATCGTCGTCGTCATCGTGCTGTTCAGCGCCCTCGTGACCCCGGCCGCGGACGTCCTCTCGATGTTCCTGGTCGCCGTGCCGATGTCCGCGCTCTTCGGCCTCGCCCTGCTCATCACCCACCTGCACGACGCCCGGAGGTCCACGCCATGTTCGGCCTGACGTTCGAGAAGCTCCTCCTGGTGGCGGTCGTCGCCGGGCTCCTCGTGGGCCCCCATCGCCTGCCGGTCTACGCCCAGCGCCTCGCCGACCTCGTGCGGACGCTGCGCGGCCTCCTCGCGGACGCCCGCACCCAGGCCGAGCGCGAGATGGGCGTCTCCCTCCAGGGCACCGACTGGGAGTCGCTCGACCCGCGTCGGTACGACCCGCGGCGGATCGTCCGGGACGCGCTCGACGAGCCCGCCGACCTGCTCGAACCGACCGAGGCGCCGAGTGCCGAACTGCTCGAGGAGGCGCAGCGGGTACGCCCCGGCCAGAGGTACCTGGTGACCGGCTCCGCGGCCCATCCCCGCCGCGTCCTCATCGCCTCGCTGCCGGAGGACGACCCGCGACGGAGAGCGGCGGAGGTCGACTAGGGCCAGTCGGCCGATCTCCTGGTCGGCCTCGACGTACGAGCGCGTCC harbors:
- a CDS encoding Sec-independent protein translocase subunit TatA/TatB codes for the protein MFGLTFEKLLLVAVVAGLLVGPHRLPVYAQRLADLVRTLRGLLADARTQAEREMGVSLQGTDWESLDPRRYDPRRIVRDALDEPADLLEPTEAPSAELLEEAQRVRPGQRYLVTGSAAHPRRVLIASLPEDDPRRRAAEVD
- the tatC gene encoding twin-arginine translocase subunit TatC, which codes for MTAVTAARGTMPLAGHLREARRRGTRAAVALLVGTIAGYLLSGQVLDVLRTPIEELATSRQASLNYDTVTGAFDLKLRISLFTGIVLSSPVWLHQLFAFVTPGLTRRERRYAVGFTLAAVPLFAAGCLFGFLLFPHMVSMLTGFSSDEDSTILSAAYYVDFVMKVVVATGISFVLPVLMVMLNVLGVVSSRTLRRSWRLIVVVIVLFSALVTPAADVLSMFLVAVPMSALFGLALLITHLHDARRSTPCSA
- a CDS encoding twin-arginine translocase TatA/TatE family subunit → MMQNLTGWHALVILTIALLLFGSSKLPSLARSVGQSLRILKDEAQQGAEEQEAATAVVEPVPTRHAS